The following are from one region of the Mesorhizobium shangrilense genome:
- a CDS encoding LLM class flavin-dependent oxidoreductase: protein MAKSPIILNGFTMNAVSHVAYGLWRHPDDQAYRHAELDYWIELARALEDGGFDCLFIADALGLLDVHGGGYAASLAKGVQSPVNDPLLLVGALAGATSRLGFGVTVSTTYEKPYLLARKFTTLDHLTKGRIAWNVVTSQLDSAARNLGLDKQVAHDERYEIADEFLEVAYKLWQGSWEDGALVRDRGSAANPDGLYTDPSKVHPIGHSGRYFKVPGPHLSEPSPQRVPVLFQAGGSPRGQRFAARHAEVVFIAGADVDGIRRNVAEVKRLARDEGRAPGSIKFISAVSVITDETDAAAAAKLADYRSHYDVEGALVHYSATTGIDFSKHDLDQPIRYTETDSNRSLLRMFDDPSSGRQWTLRQAFSPEGGFGRGKSFVGGPKTVADELEQWLEVTDTDGINLTHVVSPGSFIDFSAHVVPELRRRGRIREIEAPSLRSRLFGRDSRLPADHPGARHDFSQARPPEALAS from the coding sequence ATGGCAAAATCTCCGATCATTCTCAACGGCTTCACCATGAACGCCGTCTCCCATGTCGCCTATGGGCTGTGGCGCCATCCGGATGATCAGGCCTACCGGCATGCAGAACTCGACTATTGGATCGAGCTCGCCAGGGCGTTGGAGGATGGCGGCTTCGACTGCCTGTTCATTGCCGACGCGCTGGGTCTCCTCGACGTCCATGGCGGCGGATACGCTGCCTCGCTGGCGAAGGGCGTCCAGTCTCCGGTCAACGATCCACTTTTGCTGGTCGGCGCGCTTGCGGGTGCCACAAGCCGGCTGGGGTTCGGCGTCACCGTGTCGACGACTTATGAAAAGCCCTATCTTCTCGCACGCAAATTCACCACGCTCGACCATCTGACCAAGGGAAGGATCGCCTGGAACGTCGTCACCTCGCAGCTCGACAGTGCTGCGCGCAATCTCGGCCTCGACAAGCAGGTCGCGCATGACGAGCGCTACGAGATCGCCGACGAATTCCTGGAGGTCGCCTACAAGCTCTGGCAGGGCTCCTGGGAAGACGGCGCCCTGGTGCGCGATCGCGGCAGCGCCGCCAATCCGGACGGGCTCTACACCGACCCGTCAAAGGTACATCCAATCGGTCATTCCGGGCGTTATTTCAAAGTTCCGGGTCCGCATCTCTCGGAGCCCAGCCCGCAAAGGGTGCCGGTGCTGTTCCAGGCGGGCGGCTCGCCGCGTGGCCAGCGCTTTGCCGCCCGCCACGCAGAGGTGGTCTTCATTGCCGGTGCCGACGTCGACGGTATCCGGCGCAATGTCGCTGAGGTGAAGCGGCTTGCTCGCGACGAAGGCAGGGCTCCCGGCAGCATCAAGTTCATATCCGCCGTCTCGGTGATCACCGACGAAACCGATGCGGCCGCGGCCGCCAAGCTCGCGGACTATCGATCGCATTACGATGTCGAAGGCGCCCTGGTGCACTATTCGGCGACGACGGGCATCGACTTTTCCAAGCACGACCTCGACCAGCCCATCCGCTATACGGAGACCGACTCCAACCGTTCGCTGCTGCGCATGTTCGACGACCCGTCCTCGGGCCGCCAGTGGACCTTGCGCCAGGCCTTTTCGCCGGAGGGCGGTTTCGGGCGCGGCAAGTCCTTTGTCGGCGGGCCGAAGACCGTCGCCGATGAGCTGGAGCAATGGCTGGAGGTCACGGATACCGACGGCATCAACCTGACGCATGTGGTCAGTCCCGGCAGCTTCATCGACTTCTCCGCCCACGTCGTTCCCGAACTGCGGCGGCGCGGTCGCATTCGCGAAATTGAGGCTCCCTCGCTGCGGTCCCGGCTCTTCGGGCGCGACAGCCGTCTGCCCGCAGACCATCCCGGGGCCCGACACGACTTCTCTCAAGCCCGCCCGCCGGAGGCCTTGGCATCATGA
- a CDS encoding acyl-CoA dehydrogenase family protein, which translates to MTIHAAVQREQRSDFQGWAEKAEEVVRELKRTAVARDLAGAAPHAEIDLLRLAGLLTIYIPKRFGGGGATPAEVLKIIRILAKGDTSIAQIAIYHLFGTAIGLDGNNKAFIDKRLDGFLNKGWFHAGIAQAAYEPLIEARQVEDGFVLNGAKPFTSGAAVADTLQVWVRFAPGTRIDGTDASRHIGQFIVANPTPGLGFGNDWDSIGQRLTVSGSATLENVAASAGDLVGHWPEDTVQPPYVTLHVPIVHAAFGELYLGTALAALEDARDYINQRGRPWLSSPANKASEDTLIVERFGRLSIALASAEALADAAGAAVQRAFERGKDLTAEERGKAAAIAYQSKVHSTEVALEVTSRIFELTGARSTARSFGFDRYWRNVRTHSLHDPVHYKVLEVGDFALNGRVPPPTYYS; encoded by the coding sequence ATGACCATCCACGCCGCCGTTCAGCGCGAGCAGCGCAGTGATTTTCAGGGCTGGGCCGAGAAGGCCGAAGAGGTGGTGCGCGAGCTCAAGCGGACCGCCGTGGCGCGCGATCTGGCCGGAGCGGCACCCCATGCCGAGATCGATCTGCTGCGCCTGGCCGGTCTGCTGACGATCTATATCCCGAAGCGGTTTGGCGGCGGCGGTGCGACACCGGCCGAGGTGCTCAAGATCATCCGTATCCTGGCCAAGGGCGACACCTCGATTGCCCAGATCGCCATCTATCATCTGTTCGGCACGGCGATCGGGCTCGATGGCAACAACAAGGCCTTCATTGACAAACGGCTGGACGGCTTCCTCAACAAGGGCTGGTTCCACGCCGGCATTGCGCAGGCGGCCTATGAGCCGCTGATCGAAGCCAGGCAAGTGGAGGACGGCTTCGTGCTCAACGGCGCCAAGCCTTTCACCAGTGGCGCGGCGGTGGCCGATACGCTGCAGGTCTGGGTGCGCTTCGCGCCGGGCACGCGGATCGATGGCACCGACGCCAGCCGCCACATCGGGCAGTTCATCGTCGCCAATCCCACGCCGGGTCTTGGCTTCGGCAATGACTGGGACAGTATCGGCCAGCGGCTGACCGTCAGCGGCAGTGCGACGCTCGAAAATGTCGCCGCATCCGCCGGCGACCTGGTCGGCCATTGGCCGGAAGACACGGTTCAGCCTCCGTATGTCACGCTGCATGTGCCGATCGTCCACGCGGCCTTCGGCGAACTCTACCTTGGCACCGCGCTTGCCGCTCTCGAAGACGCAAGGGATTACATCAACCAGCGCGGCCGACCGTGGCTGTCTTCGCCGGCTAATAAAGCTTCGGAGGACACGCTCATCGTCGAGCGCTTCGGCCGGCTTTCGATCGCGTTGGCATCAGCCGAAGCGCTCGCGGACGCCGCCGGCGCGGCGGTGCAGCGCGCCTTCGAGCGCGGCAAGGACCTCACCGCCGAAGAACGCGGCAAGGCCGCGGCAATAGCCTACCAGTCGAAGGTGCATTCGACCGAGGTCGCGCTGGAAGTGACGTCGCGGATCTTCGAACTGACCGGTGCCCGCTCAACGGCGCGTTCGTTCGGCTTCGACCGCTACTGGCGCAACGTGCGTACGCACAGCCTGCATGATCCCGTCCACTACAAGGTGCTGGAAGTCGGCGATTTCGCGCTCAACGGCCGCGTGCCGCCGCCAACCTATTATTCGTGA
- a CDS encoding LLM class flavin-dependent oxidoreductase encodes MTDSPAKAVKPLILNGFGMTVVGHVSAGLWRHPSDRAHKYTSLEYWTSLAKLLDDGGFDALFLADALGHLDVFRGTPDASLRTAAQSPVNDPLLLVSAMAAATTHLGFGITVSTTYEQPYLLARKFTTLDHLTKGRIAWNVVTSVLESAARNLGLERQIDHDERYDLAQEFLDVTYKLWEGSWEDGAVVHDRETGLYTDPAKIYPIGHHGRYFSVPGAHLSQPSPQRTPLLFQAGTSPRGREFAARNGEVVFLGGTSTASIRRSIDAIRARAVELGRAPDAIKFITAVTVITSATDEEAEAKHKDYLSYTSVEAALALFSAWTGVDWSQYPLDHPLEYIETNAGRSALANLTRIDADRRWTVAGIAEYIGLGGIHPKLVGSPRKVADELERIADESGVDGFNLAYVVSPGTFEDFIEFVVPELRRRGRIRERGAPGTTIRERFQGAGQRLLRDDHPGATARDRSSWGTTAEAAE; translated from the coding sequence ATGACAGATTCCCCTGCAAAGGCGGTCAAGCCTCTCATCCTGAACGGCTTCGGCATGACCGTGGTCGGTCACGTATCGGCGGGCCTCTGGCGTCATCCCAGCGACCGCGCCCACAAGTACACCAGCCTCGAATATTGGACGTCGCTGGCGAAGCTGCTCGACGATGGCGGCTTCGATGCGCTGTTCCTGGCCGACGCGCTTGGCCACCTCGATGTGTTCCGGGGCACGCCGGATGCGTCGTTGCGCACCGCAGCCCAATCGCCGGTGAACGACCCGCTGCTGCTCGTGTCGGCGATGGCCGCAGCCACGACGCATCTCGGCTTCGGCATCACCGTGTCGACCACCTACGAGCAGCCCTATCTCCTGGCCCGCAAGTTCACCACGCTCGATCATCTGACCAAGGGCCGCATCGCCTGGAATGTCGTCACCTCGGTTCTGGAATCGGCGGCCAGGAATCTCGGCCTGGAACGCCAGATCGACCATGACGAGCGCTACGACCTCGCGCAGGAATTCCTGGACGTCACCTACAAGCTCTGGGAAGGATCCTGGGAGGACGGCGCGGTCGTGCATGACCGGGAGACGGGGCTCTACACCGATCCCGCCAAGATCTATCCGATCGGCCATCACGGCAGATATTTTTCCGTGCCCGGCGCGCATCTTTCGCAGCCCAGCCCGCAGCGCACGCCGCTTCTGTTCCAGGCGGGAACCTCGCCGCGTGGACGGGAATTCGCCGCCCGCAATGGCGAGGTGGTGTTCCTCGGCGGCACCAGCACGGCGTCCATCCGCCGCTCGATCGACGCCATCCGGGCGCGTGCCGTCGAACTCGGTCGCGCGCCGGACGCGATCAAGTTCATCACGGCGGTGACCGTCATCACATCAGCCACGGACGAGGAAGCCGAGGCCAAGCACAAGGACTATCTGTCCTACACCAGTGTCGAAGCCGCGCTTGCGCTGTTTTCGGCATGGACCGGCGTCGACTGGTCGCAATATCCGCTCGACCATCCGCTCGAATATATCGAGACCAATGCGGGCCGCTCCGCACTCGCCAATCTGACACGGATCGACGCCGACCGGCGTTGGACCGTGGCCGGCATCGCCGAATACATCGGCCTCGGCGGCATCCATCCCAAGCTGGTCGGCTCACCGCGGAAGGTCGCCGACGAGCTTGAGCGCATCGCCGATGAATCGGGTGTCGACGGCTTCAACCTGGCCTATGTCGTAAGCCCAGGCACATTCGAGGATTTCATCGAGTTCGTGGTGCCGGAACTGCGGCGGCGCGGCCGCATCCGCGAACGCGGCGCGCCGGGCACCACGATCCGCGAGCGCTTTCAAGGCGCAGGCCAGCGCCTGCTGCGCGACGACCATCCAGGGGCAACCGCACGCGACCGCTCGAGCTGGGGCACGACCGCCGAGGCGGCCGAATGA
- a CDS encoding acyl-CoA dehydrogenase family protein: MSEIQIYPGLSDAEFETWAETARDVARQLAATALDRDRANKDPVEELALLRDSGLLGLAAPREFGGAGANLVQALKISRIIAAADGSIGQLIAYHYSNGVWTYILGTARQWEKAARGVGGEGWFQGGVSNPRDQWNEIEHVGGRRFLNGKRTFATGASVAQLITVSLWDNGRRVHYQIPPSRKGISFGGDWDNLGQRLTASGSVTFDRVEVFEDDLLSGLNHYAGDVEQRDGLRVLFSQLIFINFYLGIAEGALAAAADHVRRFGRAWPESGLERAIDDPYHLVLFGRLSAGIAAGIALADKAAALYEDALHAGPSLTEQQWGDLATLIDQGKIIANDVVLDVTTRIFEATGARSTANKYGLDIYWRNARTHTVHDPVSYRAREVGTHLLAETPPRPRSYSQPPKQEGQGLEALPTRKAS; encoded by the coding sequence ATGTCGGAAATTCAGATCTATCCAGGCCTCAGCGACGCCGAATTCGAGACATGGGCCGAGACAGCCCGCGACGTGGCGAGGCAACTCGCGGCAACGGCGCTCGATCGCGACAGGGCGAACAAGGACCCGGTGGAGGAGCTGGCACTGCTGCGCGACAGCGGTCTGCTTGGGCTGGCCGCACCCCGTGAATTCGGCGGCGCCGGCGCAAATCTCGTTCAGGCGCTCAAGATCAGCCGGATCATCGCCGCCGCCGATGGCTCGATCGGCCAGCTGATTGCCTACCACTATTCCAATGGCGTCTGGACCTACATTCTCGGCACGGCCAGGCAGTGGGAAAAGGCGGCGCGTGGCGTCGGCGGCGAAGGCTGGTTCCAGGGCGGCGTCAGCAATCCGCGCGACCAGTGGAACGAGATCGAGCATGTCGGCGGCCGCCGGTTCCTGAACGGCAAGCGCACCTTCGCCACCGGCGCATCGGTGGCGCAGCTGATAACCGTCAGCCTGTGGGACAATGGCAGACGCGTCCACTATCAGATCCCACCGTCGCGCAAGGGCATCAGCTTCGGCGGCGACTGGGACAATCTCGGCCAGAGGCTGACGGCGAGCGGCAGCGTCACCTTCGACCGCGTTGAAGTGTTCGAGGACGACCTGCTCAGCGGCCTCAACCACTATGCGGGTGATGTCGAACAGCGTGACGGCCTGCGCGTCCTCTTCAGCCAGCTCATCTTCATCAATTTCTATCTCGGCATCGCCGAGGGAGCCCTGGCCGCCGCCGCCGATCATGTCCGCCGTTTCGGCCGGGCCTGGCCGGAGTCCGGGCTGGAGCGGGCGATAGACGATCCCTACCATCTGGTGCTGTTCGGCCGGCTCTCCGCCGGGATCGCGGCGGGTATAGCGCTCGCCGACAAGGCGGCTGCGCTTTATGAGGACGCGTTGCATGCCGGCCCGTCCCTCACCGAGCAGCAATGGGGCGATCTGGCAACGCTTATCGACCAGGGCAAGATCATCGCCAACGACGTCGTGCTCGACGTGACGACGCGCATTTTTGAGGCGACGGGTGCTCGCTCGACGGCCAACAAATATGGCCTCGACATCTATTGGCGCAATGCGCGCACCCATACCGTCCACGATCCGGTCTCCTACCGGGCGCGCGAGGTCGGCACGCATCTGCTGGCCGAAACGCCGCCCCGGCCGCGCAGCTACTCGCAGCCGCCAAAGCAGGAAGGGCAGGGGCTGGAAGCCCTGCCCACGCGGAAAGCGTCATGA
- a CDS encoding GNAT family N-acetyltransferase, translated as MTLDVRLLSGRAELAQAARTFRTAMVGLPPIGPIDDALVDRLFEPDRTWGAFDGGTLVGTTDSYSGRIAVPGGAWLPQAAVTHVGVLPTHTRRGAATALFEAQLRAAREQGEAAASLRASDARIYGNFGYAIANTSVSFEVNTQRARLRTAPASREQIRLVDISEAWAIQTRICAGQPAPRAGVIARSPYWWDFQALRQANSGAPAYVAVHGEKGSETGFVRYHPIGLDSWFTSPERTIVVDDIVAYSPDVYVALVAHLLAVDLPHRIVFWSRPADDLLPWLFEDFRSVRVSAVRDETWLRLLDIEKALTARTYAGQDSVVLEVSDPVLPENATRLRLSREGAERTNMSATVVADVSAVSAAYLGGVKWWQLAETGRLGAFDRAAVATLDTLFTAPTLPHSGTMF; from the coding sequence ATGACACTCGATGTGCGCCTGCTGAGCGGCAGGGCAGAGCTCGCACAGGCCGCCCGCACCTTCCGCACCGCGATGGTCGGCCTGCCGCCGATCGGCCCGATCGACGACGCGCTTGTCGACAGGCTGTTCGAGCCGGACCGTACGTGGGGCGCCTTCGACGGCGGGACGCTCGTCGGCACCACCGACTCCTATTCGGGACGCATCGCGGTTCCAGGCGGCGCCTGGCTGCCGCAGGCCGCAGTCACCCATGTCGGCGTGCTGCCCACCCATACGCGGCGCGGCGCGGCAACCGCCCTGTTCGAGGCGCAGCTGCGTGCCGCACGCGAACAGGGCGAGGCGGCGGCGAGCTTGCGGGCATCCGACGCGCGGATCTACGGCAACTTCGGCTATGCGATCGCCAACACCTCGGTCAGCTTCGAGGTAAACACCCAACGCGCGCGCCTGAGGACGGCACCGGCGTCCAGGGAACAGATCCGGCTGGTCGACATAAGCGAAGCCTGGGCGATACAGACGCGTATCTGTGCAGGCCAGCCAGCCCCCCGCGCGGGGGTCATCGCGCGCTCGCCGTATTGGTGGGACTTCCAGGCACTGCGCCAGGCCAACAGCGGCGCGCCGGCCTATGTCGCGGTTCACGGCGAGAAAGGCTCGGAAACCGGTTTCGTGCGCTATCACCCCATCGGTCTCGACAGCTGGTTCACCAGCCCGGAACGCACAATCGTCGTCGACGATATCGTAGCCTACAGCCCGGACGTCTATGTCGCGCTGGTCGCGCATCTGCTGGCGGTCGACCTGCCGCATCGCATCGTCTTCTGGAGCCGTCCCGCCGACGATCTGCTGCCATGGCTGTTCGAGGATTTTCGCAGCGTTCGCGTGTCGGCTGTTCGCGACGAAACCTGGCTGCGGCTCCTGGACATCGAGAAGGCGCTGACGGCTCGAACCTATGCCGGGCAGGACAGCGTGGTGCTGGAAGTCTCCGATCCCGTCCTACCCGAGAACGCGACGAGGTTGCGCCTCTCCCGCGAGGGCGCCGAGCGCACCAACATGTCCGCCACCGTCGTGGCCGACGTTTCTGCTGTTTCCGCCGCCTATCTCGGCGGCGTGAAGTGGTGGCAACTGGCCGAGACGGGCCGCCTCGGTGCCTTCGACCGGGCCGCCGTCGCAACGCTAGACACGCTGTTCACAGCGCCAACCCTTCCTCATTCCGGAACAATGTTTTGA
- a CDS encoding ABC transporter substrate-binding protein gives MTLSIISGASSAEDLKPGGTLRIASIQSDLDAFDPLTGYSIDSWEILRATTRQLVTYPGSPAGLKEDTTLVPDLAKSWDISDDGKVYTFHLKDDVFFSGSTDRKIVAGDFVYGIKRFCDPNKQVAAINYFNLVISGFVDYCKAFSKVPTGDLAATKAFIDTHEISGVSAPDERTLVIKSDTKNYDFLNILSMNFVSPVAPEIASKYFPDSLESRKNLPSSGPYYVDTYEQGQKLVLKKAKNFKPESDEARKAYVDEIDIDFTANSEDSVVQKIIAGEADLSLYLDIPPIPTIQRFLSQKSPDIHVTNSGSANFITFNQRPEVKSEGAEALRKLKVRQALTYAVNREHLAQTQAGSIGAVPLTQIITSTILGYETFDPYPTESYRGDPAKARELLAEAGYPNGIAFDAIYRGNAQFEAIAVTLKEDLEASGITLNLTSIPVTQWYAFIQDPKSHWDISLGGTFSPDWQGPSTRMLLGGWLNSDAAPCGTGNVHAICYSNPELNKLAAQAYPSDDPGPIWTKADKLVSADLPWIPLFEKRKVVVTSDRLANWVWSSLAVNADITNIALKQ, from the coding sequence TTGACGCTTTCCATTATTTCTGGAGCCTCATCGGCGGAGGATCTGAAACCCGGCGGAACCCTGCGCATTGCCTCGATCCAGTCCGATCTCGACGCTTTCGATCCGCTCACCGGCTACAGCATCGATTCCTGGGAAATCCTGCGCGCAACGACACGCCAGTTGGTGACCTATCCCGGCTCGCCCGCCGGCCTCAAGGAAGACACCACGCTGGTGCCGGACCTCGCCAAGTCCTGGGACATCAGCGATGACGGCAAGGTCTACACCTTCCATCTGAAGGACGACGTTTTCTTCTCCGGCTCGACCGACCGCAAGATCGTCGCCGGCGACTTCGTCTACGGCATCAAGCGCTTCTGCGACCCCAACAAGCAGGTTGCCGCCATCAACTATTTCAACCTCGTGATCTCCGGCTTCGTCGACTATTGCAAGGCCTTCTCGAAAGTGCCGACAGGCGATCTCGCGGCGACCAAGGCTTTCATCGACACGCATGAAATTTCAGGCGTCTCGGCGCCGGACGAGCGCACGCTGGTCATCAAGTCGGACACCAAGAACTACGACTTCCTCAACATCCTCTCGATGAACTTCGTGTCGCCGGTGGCGCCGGAAATCGCGTCCAAATACTTCCCGGACTCGCTGGAGTCGCGCAAGAACCTGCCGTCCAGCGGTCCCTATTATGTCGACACCTACGAGCAGGGCCAGAAGCTGGTCCTGAAGAAGGCGAAGAATTTCAAGCCGGAGTCCGATGAGGCGCGCAAGGCCTATGTCGATGAGATCGACATCGACTTCACGGCCAACAGCGAGGACAGCGTCGTCCAGAAGATCATCGCCGGCGAGGCGGACCTGTCGCTTTACCTCGACATCCCGCCCATCCCGACGATCCAGCGCTTCCTGTCGCAGAAGAGCCCCGACATCCATGTGACCAACAGCGGATCGGCGAACTTCATCACCTTCAACCAGCGGCCGGAGGTCAAGAGTGAAGGGGCCGAGGCGCTGCGCAAGCTAAAGGTTCGACAGGCGCTGACCTATGCGGTGAACCGCGAACATCTGGCGCAGACTCAGGCCGGCTCGATCGGCGCCGTGCCGCTGACCCAGATCATCACCTCGACAATCCTCGGCTACGAAACGTTCGATCCGTATCCGACCGAAAGCTACAGGGGGGACCCGGCCAAGGCCAGGGAATTGCTGGCGGAGGCTGGATATCCGAACGGCATCGCGTTCGACGCCATCTATCGGGGCAACGCGCAGTTCGAAGCGATCGCCGTGACGCTGAAGGAAGACCTTGAAGCATCGGGCATCACGCTCAACCTCACGTCTATACCGGTCACGCAGTGGTACGCCTTCATCCAGGACCCGAAGAGCCACTGGGATATATCGCTGGGCGGCACTTTCTCCCCGGACTGGCAGGGACCGAGCACGCGCATGCTGCTCGGCGGCTGGCTGAATTCGGACGCGGCCCCCTGCGGCACCGGAAACGTGCACGCCATCTGCTACAGCAATCCCGAGCTCAACAAGCTGGCGGCACAGGCCTATCCGTCCGACGATCCGGGACCGATCTGGACGAAAGCCGACAAGCTCGTCTCAGCGGACCTGCCCTGGATCCCGCTGTTCGAGAAGCGCAAGGTCGTCGTCACCTCCGATCGTCTCGCCAACTGGGTGTGGTCGTCGCTCGCCGTGAATGCCGACATCACCAACATAGCGCTCAAGCAGTAG
- a CDS encoding ABC transporter ATP-binding protein: protein MSIFSVADLRVTFGATEVVGGVSFAVEPGKTLAIVGESGSGKSVSLLGATGLLPPTASVSGSVRHKGDEILGLAAGDLRRRRGADIGFIFQDPLSNLHPLKTIGQQIAEAITAHRRVGRRELRERVLDLLADVGIADPASRVNDHPRQFSGGMRQRVMIAAAIALNPGLIIADEPTTALDVTVQASILDLLKRIQQAHGTAMIFVSHDLAVVSDIADDVLVMRAGHVVEQAPAELIYRGPRQAYTKALLGAARLGGLVTRAARPSLPAAPNLLSVSAVSRSFAGRARKGGPLIRPVLQDISFTVRENEIVGLVGESGSGKSTIGRLIAGLDQPDEGSLSIRDLVYSRPGPGGLAIDSKLRSDIQVIFQDPYASLNPRRRIRSILAEPLIIGTQFDAAKIRRRVEELVRDVELPEDVLDRFPAQLSGGQRQRVAIARAIALEPSLIVADEPVSALDVTTQAKIIGLLRTIRRQRNLSLLFISHDLGVVSELCDRVIVLEKGVIVEAGDTARVFGSPQHPYTRRLIDAIPGKALQPNPVPERIAAHG from the coding sequence GTGTCCATCTTCTCCGTCGCCGATCTGCGCGTCACATTCGGTGCCACGGAGGTGGTAGGCGGCGTCTCCTTCGCCGTCGAGCCCGGCAAGACGCTCGCCATCGTCGGCGAATCCGGCTCCGGCAAGAGCGTGTCGCTGCTTGGCGCCACCGGGCTTCTGCCGCCGACGGCTTCGGTCAGCGGCAGCGTGCGGCACAAGGGCGATGAAATACTGGGGCTTGCCGCCGGCGATCTTCGCCGGCGGCGGGGTGCCGACATCGGATTCATCTTCCAGGATCCGCTCAGCAACCTTCATCCGCTGAAGACGATCGGCCAGCAGATCGCGGAAGCGATCACCGCGCACCGCAGGGTGGGACGCCGGGAGCTGCGCGAGCGCGTTCTCGATCTGCTGGCCGATGTCGGCATTGCCGATCCCGCGTCGCGCGTGAACGACCATCCCAGGCAGTTCTCAGGCGGCATGCGCCAGCGCGTCATGATCGCCGCGGCGATCGCGCTCAATCCCGGCCTGATCATCGCCGACGAGCCGACGACCGCGCTGGACGTGACCGTGCAGGCATCGATCCTCGATCTGCTCAAGCGCATCCAGCAGGCCCACGGTACGGCCATGATCTTCGTCAGCCACGATCTGGCCGTTGTCTCGGACATCGCCGACGACGTCCTGGTGATGCGCGCGGGGCATGTGGTCGAGCAGGCGCCGGCCGAGCTGATCTACAGGGGACCGCGCCAGGCCTACACCAAGGCGCTGCTTGGCGCGGCACGGCTTGGCGGCCTGGTGACCCGCGCGGCGCGACCGTCGCTGCCTGCCGCGCCCAATCTCCTGTCCGTCTCGGCGGTCTCGCGTTCGTTCGCGGGTCGCGCCCGCAAGGGCGGCCCCCTGATCAGGCCGGTGCTCCAGGACATTTCGTTCACCGTGCGCGAGAACGAGATCGTCGGCCTCGTCGGCGAGTCCGGCTCCGGCAAGTCGACGATCGGCCGGCTCATCGCCGGCCTTGACCAGCCGGACGAGGGCAGCCTCTCCATTCGCGACCTCGTCTATTCGCGTCCGGGCCCCGGCGGCCTCGCCATCGACAGCAAATTGCGGTCGGACATACAGGTGATTTTTCAGGATCCCTATGCGAGCCTCAACCCGCGGCGGCGCATCCGGTCCATCCTGGCGGAACCCCTCATCATCGGCACCCAGTTCGACGCGGCGAAGATACGCCGGCGCGTGGAGGAACTGGTGCGCGACGTGGAACTTCCCGAGGATGTGCTCGACCGTTTTCCGGCGCAGCTTTCCGGCGGCCAGCGGCAGCGCGTCGCCATCGCGCGCGCCATAGCGCTCGAACCTTCGCTGATCGTCGCCGACGAGCCGGTGTCGGCGCTGGATGTTACGACGCAGGCGAAGATCATCGGCTTGCTGCGGACCATTCGCCGGCAAAGAAACCTGTCGCTCCTGTTCATCTCGCATGATCTGGGCGTGGTGTCCGAACTGTGCGACCGCGTGATCGTGCTGGAAAAGGGCGTCATCGTGGAAGCCGGCGACACCGCCCGCGTCTTCGGATCTCCCCAGCATCCGTATACACGCCGGCTGATAGATGCGATTCCCGGGAAGGCGCTGCAGCCCAACCCGGTTCCTGAACGGATCGCCGCGCATGGCTGA
- a CDS encoding ABC transporter permease — protein sequence MAEIRALASVQDDVLLGHREIVKSYRLLLLHALLGERSFRTGALIIGLVAAGALLAPVVAWLLGHGVTEQFRDTALTEMGLPTGPTLEFPLGADGNGRDVLVRTLYGARVSLAIAIPATTLAMIIGTSIGLVSGFLGGRVDRMISQAVDVALSFPFIVTALSLLSLNRGGDGKPLVAPSLVVVLIITLFSWTYFARLTRGLVLVLRRSPLVEAAQTIGASKSRIILREILPNIASVILVYWAVQLPTNIIAEATLSFLGVGVQAPQPSWGNMIAEAQRSSLYQLQPWFLLGPGIALFLTVAGFNTLSAGLRNVLDPHRRIG from the coding sequence ATGGCTGAAATCCGTGCCCTGGCGTCCGTCCAGGACGATGTCCTGCTGGGACATCGCGAGATCGTGAAATCCTACAGGTTGCTGCTTCTCCATGCGCTGCTCGGCGAACGGTCGTTTCGCACCGGCGCGCTGATCATAGGCCTCGTCGCCGCCGGCGCGCTGCTGGCGCCGGTCGTGGCTTGGCTGCTGGGCCATGGGGTGACCGAGCAGTTCCGCGACACGGCGCTGACCGAGATGGGCCTGCCGACCGGCCCGACACTCGAATTTCCGCTTGGCGCCGACGGCAATGGCCGCGACGTGCTGGTGCGCACGCTCTACGGCGCGCGCGTGTCGCTGGCCATCGCCATCCCCGCCACCACGCTCGCCATGATCATCGGCACCTCGATCGGCCTCGTCAGCGGATTCCTTGGCGGCCGTGTCGATCGTATGATCTCGCAGGCGGTCGACGTCGCCCTGTCCTTTCCGTTCATCGTCACCGCGCTCAGCCTGCTGTCGCTGAACCGGGGTGGCGACGGCAAGCCGCTGGTCGCGCCCTCGCTGGTGGTCGTGCTGATCATTACCTTGTTCTCCTGGACATACTTCGCCCGGCTGACGCGGGGCCTGGTGCTCGTGCTGCGCCGCAGTCCGCTGGTGGAGGCCGCACAGACGATCGGCGCCTCGAAGAGCAGGATCATCCTGCGCGAGATCCTGCCCAACATCGCATCGGTGATCCTGGTCTACTGGGCGGTGCAACTGCCGACGAACATCATAGCCGAGGCGACGCTGTCCTTCCTCGGCGTCGGCGTGCAGGCGCCGCAGCCAAGCTGGGGCAACATGATCGCCGAGGCGCAGCGCTCCTCGCTCTACCAGTTGCAGCCCTGGTTCCTGCTCGGCCCCGGCATAGCCCTGTTCCTGACCGTGGCGGGTTTCAACACGCTGAGCGCCGGCCTGCGCAACGTCCTCGATCCCCATCGTCGTATCGGGTGA